A single window of Acidobacteriota bacterium DNA harbors:
- a CDS encoding transglycosylase SLT domain-containing protein has translation MLTKVHTKVHAVVLGVTLIAGVTVVAQQRLAPTAHPPVPAELSSMWFATAAGASMGPALTNFVKGVRLLEENDKNAAAALPLVSASALATTPLADYARYYTGIALIKLQRYEAADGVLGELAARKIDGHLPEDAALRQAEAREARKDFKGAVVVYETLLGRKPSKPHVAWLRLGLAAAEAGQPMRSVEALRQVYYGYPTSVEGAAAAKALDQQDVAADAALAPKELARAEALFQARRWSAARDSYEAAKPFMAGVERMRIDVRLAACDIGEGRYREAGGHLAPLLTGPVSEEAAFHQVAAVRGLKLKDEHRKLARAFVNRYPASPFADEVLNNLASAHIVDNEDAEADVVFREVVAKYPTGRFAERAFWKAGWWAYRLGRFTDAAALFDRGAAQFPRSDYRPSWLYWSGRALAQAGDAETGVARMRLAATDYHNSYYGRLAVKRLAGQRGAAVKPTLQRQPASANVPTAQRIALLLAAGLNTEAMSELLYAQRVWGDSPQLQATIALTHRRLGNVRAGINAMKRAYPQYLAAGGETLPAEILRVIFPLDYWPLLQKYAAQRNLDPYLLAALVAQESNFDPVVVSHANAFGLMQVLPSTGRGLARKVGVHPFSTKRLQEPEVNVRLGTQYFADSIRRFGGEHFALAAYNAGDSRVAKWQRERPGMPQDEFIDDIPFPETQNYVKRILGTAEDYRFLYGK, from the coding sequence GTGCTCACGAAGGTTCACACGAAGGTTCATGCGGTGGTGCTCGGCGTCACGCTGATCGCCGGGGTCACGGTCGTCGCCCAGCAGCGGCTGGCCCCCACTGCGCACCCGCCGGTGCCGGCGGAGTTGTCGTCGATGTGGTTTGCGACGGCCGCCGGTGCGTCAATGGGGCCGGCTCTCACCAACTTCGTCAAGGGCGTGCGGCTGCTCGAAGAGAACGACAAGAATGCGGCCGCGGCGTTGCCCCTCGTCAGCGCCTCGGCGCTGGCCACGACGCCGCTGGCCGACTACGCGCGGTATTACACCGGCATCGCCTTGATAAAGCTGCAGCGTTACGAGGCGGCCGACGGCGTGTTGGGCGAACTGGCAGCCCGCAAGATTGACGGGCACCTGCCTGAAGACGCGGCCCTGCGGCAGGCCGAGGCGCGCGAAGCCCGCAAGGACTTCAAGGGCGCCGTCGTGGTCTACGAGACGCTGCTTGGCCGGAAGCCTTCGAAGCCGCATGTCGCCTGGCTGCGGCTGGGTCTTGCCGCCGCCGAAGCCGGGCAGCCGATGCGGTCGGTCGAGGCCCTGCGACAGGTCTATTACGGCTATCCGACCAGCGTCGAGGGCGCCGCGGCCGCGAAAGCACTCGACCAGCAGGATGTGGCGGCCGACGCGGCGCTCGCGCCGAAAGAACTGGCCCGAGCCGAGGCGCTGTTCCAGGCACGGCGCTGGAGCGCCGCGCGCGATTCCTATGAGGCAGCCAAGCCGTTCATGGCGGGCGTTGAACGCATGCGGATCGACGTGCGCCTGGCGGCCTGCGACATCGGCGAGGGCCGTTACCGCGAGGCCGGGGGTCACCTGGCGCCCCTCCTGACCGGTCCGGTCAGCGAAGAGGCGGCCTTTCACCAGGTCGCGGCCGTCCGCGGCCTGAAGCTGAAGGACGAACACCGCAAGCTCGCGCGCGCGTTCGTGAACCGCTACCCGGCCAGCCCGTTCGCCGACGAAGTGCTGAACAACCTGGCGTCGGCTCACATCGTGGACAACGAGGACGCCGAGGCGGATGTGGTGTTCCGCGAAGTGGTCGCGAAGTACCCGACCGGGCGCTTCGCGGAGCGCGCGTTCTGGAAAGCCGGCTGGTGGGCCTATCGGCTGGGCCGCTTTACGGACGCGGCCGCGTTATTCGATCGCGGCGCCGCGCAGTTCCCACGTTCCGACTACCGGCCGTCGTGGCTCTACTGGAGCGGCCGCGCGCTGGCGCAGGCCGGCGACGCCGAGACCGGGGTGGCGCGGATGCGGCTGGCCGCGACCGATTATCACAACTCGTATTACGGCCGCCTGGCCGTCAAGCGCCTGGCCGGCCAACGCGGAGCGGCGGTCAAGCCGACCCTGCAGCGGCAGCCGGCCTCGGCGAATGTGCCGACCGCTCAGCGGATTGCGCTGTTGCTGGCGGCCGGCTTGAACACCGAGGCGATGAGCGAGTTGCTCTACGCCCAGCGCGTCTGGGGCGACTCGCCGCAGTTGCAGGCGACGATCGCATTGACCCACCGGCGCCTGGGCAACGTGCGTGCCGGCATCAACGCCATGAAGCGCGCGTATCCGCAGTACCTGGCGGCCGGCGGTGAAACGCTGCCGGCCGAGATCCTGCGGGTCATCTTCCCGCTCGACTATTGGCCGCTGCTGCAGAAGTACGCCGCCCAACGCAACCTCGATCCGTATTTGCTGGCCGCGCTCGTCGCACAGGAATCCAACTTCGATCCGGTGGTGGTGTCCCACGCCAATGCCTTTGGCCTGATGCAGGTGCTGCCGTCGACCGGCCGCGGCCTGGCACGCAAGGTCGGGGTGCACCCGTTTTCGACCAAGCGGCTGCAAGAGCCCGAAGTCAACGTCCGGCTGGGCACGCAGTACTTCGCCGACTCGATCCGCCGGTTTGGCGGCGAGCACTTCGCGTTGGCGGCCTACAACGCCGGCGACAGCCGCGTGGCCAAGTGGCAACGCGAGCGGCCCGGGATGCCCCAGGACGAATTCATCGACGACATTCCGTTCCCCGAGACGCAGAACTACGTGAAGCGCATTCTCGGTACTGCCGAAGACTACCGTTTTCTCTACGGCAAGTAA
- a CDS encoding aminotransferase class I/II-fold pyridoxal phosphate-dependent enzyme encodes MSRVRSAKRVTSFADSVFGEMTRLAVLHGAVNLSQGFPDFEAPAAVKEAACAAIRGEQNQYAPPYGTKALREAIAGDFTARHGVPVIADEQVTVCCGSTEAMMAVMMGCIDPGDEVIVFEPFYENYGPDAIMAGAQPKFVRMHAPDWTFDPDELKRAFSNRTRAIVINSPNNPTGKVFTRAELEVIASLCLQWDVMAISDEIYERIVFDSRPHVTIASLPGMAARTVVTSGLSKTYSVTGWRIGWAIAPAALTGGIRKIHDFLTVAAPTPFMDAGVVALSMPPESYVALAADYQAKRDMMLEILARHGFTSYRPGGAYYTIADVVPFGFTSDTEFALHLVKDIGVATIPGSSFYSDPASAPQTVRFCFSKRNDTLLEADRRLANL; translated from the coding sequence ATGTCCAGAGTTCGTAGCGCGAAGCGCGTCACCTCCTTTGCCGATTCGGTATTTGGCGAGATGACCCGCCTCGCCGTGCTGCACGGGGCCGTCAACCTGTCCCAGGGGTTTCCCGATTTCGAGGCGCCGGCGGCGGTGAAGGAGGCCGCCTGCGCCGCCATTCGCGGCGAGCAGAACCAGTACGCGCCCCCGTACGGCACCAAGGCGCTGCGCGAGGCCATCGCCGGCGACTTCACCGCGCGCCACGGCGTGCCGGTGATTGCTGACGAACAGGTGACGGTGTGCTGCGGCTCGACGGAGGCGATGATGGCCGTGATGATGGGCTGCATCGATCCTGGTGACGAGGTCATTGTCTTCGAGCCGTTCTATGAGAATTACGGCCCAGACGCGATCATGGCCGGCGCCCAGCCGAAGTTTGTCCGGATGCACGCGCCCGACTGGACGTTCGACCCTGACGAGCTCAAGCGCGCCTTCTCCAACCGCACCCGCGCCATCGTAATCAACTCGCCCAATAACCCCACCGGCAAGGTGTTCACGCGCGCGGAGCTGGAGGTCATTGCCAGCCTGTGCCTGCAGTGGGACGTGATGGCGATCTCGGACGAGATCTACGAGCGCATCGTGTTCGACTCGCGGCCGCACGTCACGATCGCGTCGCTGCCGGGCATGGCCGCCCGCACGGTCGTCACGAGCGGACTCTCGAAGACCTACAGCGTGACCGGTTGGCGCATTGGCTGGGCGATTGCCCCGGCCGCGCTGACCGGCGGCATCCGCAAGATCCACGACTTCCTGACCGTGGCGGCCCCCACGCCGTTCATGGACGCTGGAGTGGTGGCGCTGTCGATGCCGCCAGAGTCCTACGTGGCGTTGGCGGCCGATTACCAGGCGAAGCGCGACATGATGCTGGAGATTCTGGCGCGGCACGGCTTCACGAGCTACCGGCCCGGCGGCGCGTACTACACGATTGCCGATGTCGTCCCGTTTGGATTCACGAGTGACACTGAGTTCGCCCTCCACCTGGTCAAAGATATCGGCGTGGCGACCATCCCCGGCAGCAGCTTCTACAGCGATCCCGCGTCGGCGCCGCAGACGGTTCGGTTCTGCTTCTCGAAGCGAAACGACACGTTGCTCGAAGCCGACCGGCGCCTGGCGAACCTGTAG